GAATCAATCCAAAAGCTCACTCAGTCCAGAAGAACAAATGGCCATGGAGAGAATCTCACCTCTTGGAACGGGGGAAGGTTTTTGGGAAGAAGCCATATCTCCCTTTCGGGAAGATAGAACTAAACCCTACTTAGAGTTGTTAGACGATCTAAAATCAGGAAAGGTCAATTTTGTTTGGGAAGTCTGGGCACTCAGACGTAAGTGCAAGGCAGAATACACTCCTGACCAGTGTAATGCAACAATCCTTGCTTACATTGATGCGGAATATGAATCTCCTGATAAAGAAAAAGTAAAAGATCTCTTTCTCTCATACTTTCGTTATGAAGAAGAGTATAGAAAATGGGAACAACCGACGGATTTATCTTTTGTTGAATTGTATGAAAAAATTAAATCTAAACGAAGGGATGTCTTAAACGATAAGGCGGATTTGATATTTGGAATGGAAGAATCTCAAGTTTCCTTTTTGGAAGGGACCCAAAATTTCATCAAACAAACAGCAAACCTACCAAC
The sequence above is drawn from the Leptospira sp. WS4.C2 genome and encodes:
- a CDS encoding lipase secretion chaperone, encoding MDFKKIIIIVVIFLIFFLGLLYFLKQDSTTNQSKSSLSPEEQMAMERISPLGTGEGFWEEAISPFREDRTKPYLELLDDLKSGKVNFVWEVWALRRKCKAEYTPDQCNATILAYIDAEYESPDKEKVKDLFLSYFRYEEEYRKWEQPTDLSFVELYEKIKSKRRDVLNDKADLIFGMEESQVSFLEGTQNFIKQTANLPTEQRVKQFEDLKKKTYGTYYDALVSREDKFDHYQLEMSLRDKEFNAITDPKEKEKYLNRIETKYFGKERAASLAEERTKEAKFHESISKYESKEKEFLRENTNLSASEKEKKLKDLRIQLLGSEEEADAYIRRKNIEEAGK